One Desulfobulbus oligotrophicus DNA segment encodes these proteins:
- a CDS encoding D-alanyl-D-alanine carboxypeptidase family protein — translation MRWSPLLLSLFFLNLLYICPLVPDGLAALSTAQQKNGKPATTLATATANKKKSPAPTKLPAKTNKVSQIAVKQPAIKTAAGKTGQQTTKKHAAGTGKNTAKKLSSRVPAKRVQTQKSAKSASTTSHANKTARNKKTAPSSTPSKPQTFAHKSFTEIGEQISSKSAIILDADTGGEIFAKAPDNPRQPASTIKIVTAMIALKSLQPDDTINVSNKAAAMPSSKIFLDPNRDYQANDLINAVLLASANDASVALAEKISGSEENFANLMTITARMWGARHTVCRTASGLTANGQQSTARDLANLFRYAMQDEDFARRMHEKSISTTYGKVLRNHNKALWRLDGTDGGKTGYTLAARQTYVGQFTRDNRTIVVALMGSESMWADLEKLVNYGFQTAKDGRLAKVETVNTTRTAASVN, via the coding sequence ATGCGATGGTCCCCTCTTCTGTTGTCACTCTTTTTTTTAAACCTGCTCTATATCTGCCCGCTTGTTCCGGATGGTCTGGCTGCGTTATCCACAGCACAGCAAAAAAACGGGAAACCGGCAACCACGCTGGCCACCGCAACTGCAAACAAAAAAAAATCACCAGCTCCAACCAAGCTCCCGGCCAAAACGAACAAGGTTTCGCAAATTGCGGTTAAACAACCCGCAATAAAAACAGCCGCTGGAAAAACAGGTCAACAGACAACCAAAAAGCACGCTGCAGGGACAGGTAAAAACACTGCCAAAAAATTATCGTCCCGTGTTCCTGCAAAACGAGTACAAACCCAAAAGTCAGCAAAATCAGCTTCCACAACCTCTCACGCCAACAAAACTGCACGCAATAAAAAAACCGCTCCCTCTTCGACTCCCTCGAAGCCGCAAACGTTTGCTCACAAAAGCTTCACTGAAATAGGTGAACAGATCAGTTCGAAAAGTGCCATTATCCTCGACGCTGATACCGGTGGCGAGATCTTCGCAAAAGCCCCTGATAACCCTCGGCAGCCTGCCTCCACCATCAAAATAGTAACGGCCATGATTGCCCTTAAATCGCTGCAACCCGATGACACCATCAACGTCAGCAACAAGGCGGCTGCCATGCCCAGCTCGAAAATTTTTTTGGATCCCAACAGGGACTACCAGGCCAATGACCTGATCAACGCAGTTTTACTTGCCTCGGCTAACGATGCCAGCGTAGCCCTTGCCGAAAAAATAAGCGGCAGTGAAGAAAACTTTGCCAATCTCATGACGATTACAGCAAGGATGTGGGGAGCCCGCCATACAGTTTGTCGGACCGCTTCGGGTCTCACTGCCAACGGGCAGCAGTCAACAGCTCGTGACCTTGCCAATCTGTTTCGCTATGCAATGCAGGATGAGGATTTTGCTCGCAGAATGCATGAGAAATCCATCTCAACCACCTATGGAAAGGTTCTGCGCAACCACAATAAAGCCCTGTGGCGTCTTGATGGAACGGATGGGGGAAAGACAGGGTACACTCTTGCCGCCCGCCAGACCTATGTCGGTCAGTTTACCCGAGACAACCGTACCATTGTGGTCGCCTTGATGGGGAGCGAATCCATGTGGGCGGACCTGGAAAAACTGGTGAACTATGGTTTCCAAACAGCAAAAGATGGCCGGCTGGCCAAAGTTGAAACAGTCAACACGACAAGAACGGCTGCAAGCGTTAACTGA
- a CDS encoding AMP-binding protein has protein sequence METLPDARESSSDACEDSSQDQVNAVHLPVIQENATTINDLIDISCRKYRQLPAIGMALEEALTYKEFHERILSIAAYLRHLGVKQGDRVALLGENSHHWGTVYLAVVRLGACAVPIFPDLPEGDVHHILGQMGCNIIFVTQRQIEKIYDLKQQLQHVITFDDYHDNTGLITTQTFSDFLAEALAEFGEQARDETLEFPGVKTDDLATILYTSGTSGFSKAVMLSHGNLCANAYSAAGVIQIAPGWVFLSVLPISHIYEFTVGLLLPLLKGCRVVYAGKPPTPAILQKICEKEQPHAMLIVPLIIEKIFKKRVAPALEKSKMLSFLCKFSMSRKMVYRKIGARLYAFFGNRLQVMGIGGAALNPDVETFIRDAEFPFIVGYGLTETSPLLAGGPHGDQTIAHGSAGKPVPHVEIRIADPHPETGVGEILARGRNIMQGYYNDPDATEATFTGDGWLRTGDLGLIDGKGNLHIKGRSKSVIVLSNGENVYPEAIEHKIDAFPFVLESLVIESCGKLEAWVYPDYEFIDSRTMGQNQTQRQQFITELLEEMRTSINTQLSNSSRLSRILERREPFIKTATHKIKRYLYSTGNMQA, from the coding sequence ATGGAAACACTACCAGATGCCAGAGAAAGCAGCAGCGATGCATGCGAGGACAGCAGTCAGGATCAGGTCAACGCCGTACATTTGCCCGTGATTCAGGAAAATGCAACTACGATCAACGATTTAATCGATATCAGCTGTCGAAAGTATCGTCAACTTCCTGCCATCGGCATGGCGTTGGAAGAGGCGTTGACCTATAAGGAGTTTCATGAGCGGATTCTTTCCATCGCAGCGTATTTACGGCATTTAGGCGTCAAGCAGGGAGACAGGGTTGCCTTGCTTGGCGAAAATTCTCATCATTGGGGAACCGTGTACCTGGCTGTTGTCCGTTTAGGGGCCTGTGCCGTCCCTATCTTTCCGGACCTGCCGGAGGGAGATGTTCATCACATTTTAGGGCAAATGGGGTGCAATATTATTTTTGTGACCCAGAGACAGATTGAGAAGATTTATGATCTGAAGCAGCAGTTACAACACGTTATAACCTTTGACGATTATCATGATAACACCGGGTTGATCACGACCCAAACCTTCAGTGATTTTCTGGCCGAGGCGCTGGCGGAATTCGGTGAGCAGGCCCGTGACGAAACTCTGGAATTTCCCGGCGTCAAAACCGATGACCTGGCCACCATACTGTACACTTCGGGTACTTCCGGCTTTTCTAAAGCAGTGATGCTCAGTCATGGCAACCTGTGTGCCAACGCTTATTCCGCTGCTGGTGTCATTCAAATCGCACCGGGCTGGGTTTTTCTCTCGGTGCTGCCCATCTCGCATATCTATGAGTTTACAGTCGGTCTCCTACTGCCGTTGTTGAAGGGGTGCCGGGTTGTTTATGCCGGCAAGCCGCCGACTCCGGCGATTTTGCAGAAAATCTGCGAGAAAGAACAACCTCATGCCATGCTGATTGTTCCATTGATCATTGAAAAGATATTTAAAAAACGAGTGGCACCAGCACTGGAAAAGAGCAAAATGCTTAGTTTTCTTTGTAAATTCAGTATGAGTCGCAAGATGGTCTACCGTAAAATCGGTGCCAGGCTCTATGCTTTTTTTGGCAATCGGCTTCAGGTGATGGGAATCGGTGGTGCTGCCCTGAATCCCGATGTGGAAACCTTTATCCGTGATGCCGAATTTCCGTTTATCGTCGGTTATGGCCTGACTGAAACATCCCCTTTGCTGGCGGGGGGGCCCCATGGTGATCAGACGATCGCACATGGTTCTGCCGGAAAGCCGGTGCCGCATGTTGAAATTCGCATTGCTGATCCCCATCCTGAAACCGGAGTCGGTGAAATTCTGGCACGCGGGCGAAACATTATGCAGGGGTATTACAACGACCCCGACGCCACCGAAGCTACCTTTACCGGGGATGGATGGCTTAGGACCGGCGATCTCGGCTTAATTGACGGTAAAGGAAATCTCCATATCAAAGGGCGGTCCAAATCAGTTATTGTTCTCTCCAACGGTGAGAATGTCTATCCTGAAGCGATCGAGCACAAGATCGATGCCTTCCCTTTTGTCCTTGAATCGCTGGTGATCGAGAGCTGCGGTAAGCTGGAAGCCTGGGTTTACCCGGATTATGAATTCATCGACAGCAGGACCATGGGACAAAATCAGACTCAACGCCAGCAGTTCATCACAGAGTTGCTTGAGGAGATGCGGACCAGCATCAACACACAGCTTTCCAACTCTTCACGGCTGTCACGGATTCTTGAGCGACGCGAACCGTTTATCAAAACAGCAACGCATAAAATTAAACGTTATCTGTATTCAACCGGCAACATGCAAGCGTAA
- a CDS encoding OmpP1/FadL family transporter, whose protein sequence is MKKVFLAIGVVLLAAQGDVWASAYRIPEQSVNSTARSGAYTAYTPGADATYFNPANMSWLDNKTQIEVNGTWIHLTSISYTDARSATLSGDSESENFFMPTLFAVSPDFNNFRFGFSVTTPAGLSKQWQDPYPRTFAEEFTLKVFEFNPTVSYKLNDLFSVGGGVRAVYVDGKVKSRGIVQQPNVTAHRDMDGDTWEAGYNLALTVRPTEKMNLSLTYRSKVDLGVEGHADLATNLNRLPIPPFSPIPSTYIGDTGVEIPLPAVLSAAVAYTFFDQLTVEFQYDRTYWSDYKDLDFTYPVSLLNPVLTGAFDDPVVKNWQDTDSWRLSLVYDLKNDWVLMAGFGIDKNPMPSSTVGFELPDSDALVYSAGVRYTINQAMEVGAAYLYDYKKSRSVNNIAEDGRLNGTLKDASAGLLTVGFTYKF, encoded by the coding sequence ATGAAAAAAGTTTTTTTGGCAATTGGAGTGGTGTTGCTGGCAGCACAGGGAGATGTCTGGGCGTCTGCATACCGTATTCCTGAACAGTCGGTAAACTCCACTGCACGTTCCGGAGCTTATACCGCATATACCCCCGGAGCTGACGCCACGTACTTCAACCCAGCGAACATGTCGTGGCTTGACAATAAGACCCAGATCGAGGTGAATGGTACCTGGATTCATCTGACGTCGATTTCGTATACAGATGCGCGCAGCGCAACTTTAAGTGGTGATTCGGAGTCGGAAAACTTTTTTATGCCCACACTGTTTGCAGTTTCTCCGGATTTCAATAATTTTAGATTCGGTTTTTCGGTCACGACGCCGGCTGGACTGTCCAAACAGTGGCAAGATCCGTATCCGCGGACCTTTGCGGAAGAGTTTACTCTTAAGGTGTTTGAGTTTAACCCCACGGTTTCGTATAAGTTGAATGATCTTTTTTCAGTGGGGGGCGGGGTTCGTGCCGTGTATGTTGACGGCAAGGTGAAGAGCCGGGGCATTGTTCAGCAACCCAATGTAACTGCTCATAGAGACATGGATGGAGATACGTGGGAGGCCGGTTATAATCTGGCACTGACCGTACGGCCAACCGAGAAAATGAATTTGAGCCTTACGTATCGTTCGAAAGTTGATTTAGGCGTTGAGGGGCATGCAGACTTGGCCACGAATTTGAACAGACTGCCGATTCCACCATTTTCACCCATCCCCTCCACCTATATCGGTGACACCGGTGTTGAGATTCCGTTGCCCGCAGTGTTATCGGCCGCTGTTGCGTACACGTTTTTTGATCAACTGACTGTGGAGTTCCAGTATGACCGGACGTACTGGTCTGACTATAAAGATCTTGATTTCACCTACCCTGTGTCACTGCTCAACCCCGTGTTGACAGGGGCTTTTGACGATCCGGTTGTCAAAAACTGGCAGGATACCGACTCCTGGCGTTTGAGCCTGGTCTATGATTTAAAAAACGATTGGGTTTTGATGGCGGGTTTTGGCATCGATAAAAACCCGATGCCAAGCAGTACAGTGGGTTTTGAATTGCCCGATTCTGATGCCCTCGTCTACTCTGCCGGTGTGCGGTACACGATTAATCAGGCTATGGAAGTCGGGGCAGCCTACCTGTATGATTACAAGAAGTCACGCAGCGTGAACAATATTGCTGAGGACGGCCGGCTGAACGGTACCTTGAAAGATGCCTCGGCCGGACTGCTGACTGTTGGATTTACGTACAAATTTTAA